The Peribacillus sp. FSL E2-0218 genome contains a region encoding:
- a CDS encoding nucleoside recognition domain-containing protein, protein MVNYIWGGMFVIGIVFGMINGTMDQVNEALFVSAKEAVTLCLGLMSILVFWLGLMKIAEESGLLDKLSTLFKPFMRWLFPEVPPNHPAMGYILSNMMANTFGLGNAATPLGIKAMEQLKKLNGGKATVSRSMVTFLAINTSSVTLIPTTVIAIRMNYDSHSPTDIVFPTIIATAISAIGGIAIDRYFYYRRKKNGRE, encoded by the coding sequence ATGGTTAATTACATCTGGGGTGGAATGTTCGTCATAGGGATTGTATTTGGCATGATCAATGGGACGATGGATCAGGTGAATGAAGCCCTTTTTGTCAGCGCGAAGGAAGCGGTCACCCTCTGTTTGGGCCTGATGAGCATCCTTGTTTTTTGGCTTGGTTTGATGAAGATTGCCGAGGAATCGGGACTGCTTGATAAGCTATCCACCTTGTTCAAGCCATTCATGCGATGGTTATTTCCTGAAGTCCCGCCCAATCATCCTGCCATGGGGTATATTCTCTCGAATATGATGGCCAATACATTCGGTCTAGGGAATGCCGCTACTCCCCTTGGGATAAAAGCCATGGAGCAGCTGAAAAAATTAAATGGCGGTAAAGCGACCGTCAGCCGGTCGATGGTTACTTTTTTGGCGATCAATACATCAAGCGTAACGTTGATTCCAACGACAGTCATCGCAATCCGCATGAATTACGATTCCCATTCACCAACCGACATCGTTTTTCCGACCATAATAGCCACGGCCATTTCTGCCATCGGAGGAATTGCGATCGATCGATATTTCTATTACAGGAGAAAAAAGAACGGGAGGGAATAG
- a CDS encoding D-alanyl-D-alanine carboxypeptidase family protein, translating into MRFPYKGLSSLCIVILLLSFMAPVQSAKANVAVSAHSAILMDEESGRVIYEVNAHEKNRIASITKIMTAILAIESGEMDEKVKVSSNAFGTEGSSLYLKEGEKIKLEDLVYGLMLRSGNDAAVAISEKVGGSLDGFVWMMNQKAEEIGMKNTHFSNPHGLDNTKNHYSTAYDMAILTRYAMRNDTYAKIAGTKVHRAPNSTEQWDYVWKNKNRLLTQLYEYCTGGKTGYTKLAKRTLVTTATKNGHDLIAVTLNGPDDWNDHIQMYESAFKEYKRTEILPQGPVKDLKNKTYKGHVYIKNDFTYPLTKEESDLIKVKMKLLKPKKAWEDKRKIPEVVGRASIYLDGKKIGTRSIFYGESKESFKQQSFQSSWAEMFEAVLGIERNG; encoded by the coding sequence ATGCGTTTTCCATATAAAGGGTTATCGAGTTTATGTATCGTCATTCTCCTGTTGTCTTTCATGGCACCTGTACAAAGCGCGAAAGCAAATGTAGCCGTCAGCGCCCATAGTGCGATCCTTATGGATGAGGAAAGCGGGAGGGTCATTTATGAAGTGAATGCTCATGAGAAGAATCGCATAGCAAGCATCACAAAAATCATGACGGCGATTCTCGCCATCGAATCCGGAGAAATGGATGAAAAAGTAAAGGTAAGCAGCAATGCTTTCGGGACGGAGGGTTCTTCCCTTTATTTAAAAGAAGGAGAAAAGATCAAGCTTGAAGATTTGGTTTATGGGCTGATGCTGCGTTCAGGAAATGATGCAGCCGTTGCAATCAGCGAAAAAGTTGGCGGGAGCCTGGATGGGTTCGTCTGGATGATGAATCAAAAGGCGGAAGAGATTGGCATGAAAAATACACACTTTTCAAATCCACATGGACTTGATAATACGAAAAACCATTATTCGACTGCTTATGACATGGCCATATTGACTCGTTATGCCATGCGAAATGACACGTATGCAAAGATTGCCGGCACGAAGGTGCATAGGGCCCCCAATTCAACTGAACAATGGGATTATGTATGGAAGAACAAGAACCGCCTTCTTACACAATTATATGAGTATTGCACAGGCGGCAAAACCGGCTATACGAAACTGGCAAAACGCACCTTGGTCACGACGGCAACAAAAAATGGTCATGACTTGATTGCGGTGACATTGAATGGACCCGATGATTGGAATGATCATATTCAAATGTATGAATCCGCTTTTAAGGAGTACAAGCGGACGGAAATCTTGCCGCAAGGCCCGGTAAAGGACTTGAAAAATAAAACGTATAAAGGACATGTATACATTAAGAACGATTTCACGTACCCACTGACAAAGGAAGAAAGCGACCTGATCAAGGTAAAAATGAAATTGCTGAAGCCGAAGAAGGCTTGGGAGGACAAACGGAAAATTCCGGAAGTGGTCGGCAGGGCTTCCATTTATCTTGATGGAAAGAAAATAGGTACGCGCTCGATTTTTTATGGGGAATCAAAAGAGAGCTTCAAGCAGCAATCATTCCAATCATCTTGGGCTGAGATGTTCGAAGCGGTGTTGGGAATAGAACGCAATGGTTAA
- a CDS encoding FAD-dependent oxidoreductase: MKNIYDLLIIGGGPAGLSAGVYAGRAKLKTIILEKGTGGGQAATTSEIANYPGIRHISGPRLVEEMKLQNEDFGVEFAKADVTGVDFSGEVKVVKTLGGDYHARAIIIATGASPRTLGFPGEEEFTGRGVAYCSTCDGEFFDGLEVFVIGAGYAAAEEAIFLTRFATKVTIIARESSFTCAPSIVDKVMANDKIEVKFNTEILGVYGDGMIQSARFINNKTKVEFEYMAKEEDNTFGVFVFIGYEPKTEIFRGHIEMDHAGYILTDDDMKTTVNGVYAAGDLRPKSLRQIITAVSDGAIAATDAGKYIAEEKDRLGIKDEPEVEKPAKKEQAAVPAGKSALLSDALRGQLKGIFGKMESDVTLVSIVDESLPKSVELRDFLLDVAELGDKLHLELFSKGENKEIEEKINADKFPVVSLLNASGEYSGVKYHGVPGGHELNSFILAIYNLAGPGQALDSTVLNSIKGISKKANIKVMVSLACHYCPDVVVGAQRIAIENPNVEAEMVDISNFQEIKKKYKVMSVPAMIINDEEVVFGAKKIDEIAALLV; encoded by the coding sequence ATGAAAAACATATATGATTTATTGATTATTGGCGGCGGCCCTGCAGGCCTCTCAGCTGGCGTTTATGCAGGGAGAGCCAAATTGAAGACCATCATTCTTGAAAAAGGGACCGGGGGCGGACAAGCTGCAACTACATCGGAAATAGCCAACTATCCTGGTATCCGCCATATTTCCGGCCCGAGGTTAGTGGAAGAAATGAAGCTTCAAAATGAAGACTTTGGCGTGGAATTCGCAAAAGCCGACGTTACGGGCGTCGATTTCTCCGGGGAGGTAAAAGTCGTTAAAACCCTTGGCGGAGACTACCATGCCCGCGCGATCATCATCGCAACAGGTGCTTCACCGAGAACACTTGGATTTCCGGGTGAAGAGGAATTTACAGGACGCGGCGTAGCTTATTGCTCAACGTGTGATGGTGAATTCTTTGATGGGCTGGAGGTTTTCGTTATCGGTGCTGGATATGCAGCTGCCGAAGAGGCCATCTTCCTGACCCGCTTTGCTACGAAAGTTACCATAATTGCCCGGGAATCAAGCTTCACTTGTGCCCCGTCGATCGTGGATAAAGTAATGGCAAATGATAAGATTGAAGTGAAATTCAATACGGAAATCCTTGGTGTATATGGAGACGGGATGATTCAAAGTGCCCGCTTCATCAATAATAAGACCAAAGTGGAATTTGAATATATGGCGAAAGAAGAAGATAATACATTCGGAGTATTTGTATTCATAGGATATGAGCCGAAAACGGAAATCTTCCGCGGTCATATCGAAATGGACCATGCAGGTTACATTCTTACGGATGATGATATGAAGACGACTGTGAATGGGGTATATGCGGCTGGTGACTTAAGGCCAAAATCCCTGCGCCAGATAATCACGGCCGTATCTGACGGTGCGATTGCGGCAACGGATGCTGGCAAATATATCGCCGAGGAAAAAGATCGCTTAGGCATCAAGGATGAGCCTGAGGTGGAAAAACCGGCGAAGAAGGAACAAGCTGCCGTCCCGGCTGGGAAGAGCGCATTATTAAGTGATGCATTGCGCGGCCAATTGAAGGGAATCTTCGGCAAGATGGAGAGCGACGTTACATTGGTATCCATCGTGGATGAAAGTTTGCCAAAGTCAGTGGAATTGCGTGACTTCTTACTGGATGTTGCCGAACTAGGTGACAAGCTTCATCTTGAGTTGTTCTCGAAGGGCGAGAATAAGGAAATTGAGGAAAAAATCAATGCTGATAAATTCCCTGTCGTTTCCCTCCTGAATGCGAGCGGTGAATACAGCGGGGTCAAATACCACGGTGTACCAGGCGGGCACGAATTGAATTCGTTCATCTTGGCCATCTATAACTTGGCTGGTCCTGGTCAGGCTTTGGATTCAACGGTATTGAATTCGATTAAAGGAATCAGTAAAAAAGCGAACATTAAGGTTATGGTTTCATTGGCGTGTCATTATTGTCCGGATGTTGTGGTCGGTGCACAGCGCATTGCAATCGAAAACCCTAATGTTGAAGCGGAAATGGTCGATATCAGTAATTTCCAGGAAATTAAAAAGAAATATAAAGTCATGAGCGTTCCGGCTATGATCATCAATGATGAAGAAGTCGTATTCGGTGCCAAGAAAATCGATGAAATCGCTGCATTATTAGTATAA
- the ahpC gene encoding alkyl hydroperoxide reductase subunit C — MSLINKQVEDFKVQAYHAGEFKEVTLEDVKGKWAVFFFYPADFSFVCPTELADLQDNYETFKEIGCEVYSVSTDTHFSHKGWADATDTIGKIQYPMLADPANVLSRQFGVLIEEDGLALRGTFIVNPEGQIKAYEINDLGIGRNAEELVRKVQAAQFVAEHGDKVCPAKWTPGEDTLEPSLDLVGKL, encoded by the coding sequence ATGTCATTGATTAACAAACAAGTTGAAGATTTTAAAGTACAAGCTTACCATGCAGGAGAATTCAAAGAGGTTACACTTGAAGATGTTAAAGGGAAATGGGCTGTATTCTTTTTCTACCCAGCTGACTTCTCATTCGTATGTCCAACAGAATTAGCTGACCTTCAAGATAACTATGAAACATTCAAGGAAATCGGTTGTGAAGTATACTCCGTTTCCACAGATACTCATTTCAGCCATAAAGGATGGGCTGACGCTACAGATACAATCGGTAAAATCCAATACCCAATGTTAGCTGACCCAGCAAACGTATTATCCCGTCAATTCGGTGTATTGATTGAAGAAGACGGTCTGGCACTGCGCGGGACTTTCATCGTCAACCCAGAAGGACAAATCAAAGCATACGAAATCAATGACCTAGGAATCGGCCGTAATGCAGAAGAGCTTGTCAGAAAAGTGCAAGCTGCACAATTCGTAGCTGAACATGGAGATAAAGTGTGCCCTGCTAAATGGACTCCAGGTGAAGATACATTAGAACCGAGCTTAGACCTAGTAGGAAAACTTTAA
- a CDS encoding superoxide dismutase, producing the protein MSEVREYAKEVSDWIDEIMEYLEKIDITDSSLLSNIERLSQWTKDLDEEEMDYEDMAEIEEEMSRVYAEVEQIALEFRSKERQSVPIGQHTLPPLPYPYDALEPTISREIMRLHHDKHHQSYVDGLNKAELMMEKARETKDYALLKHWEKEAAFHGSGHYLHTLFWEEMIPGGGGEPKGDLLKRIEKDFGSFAAFKSHFSEAAKQVEGVGWAILVWAPRARRLEILQSELHMVLTQWDTIPILVLDVWEHAYYLQYKNDRASYVDKWWDVVNWPQTAVRFSEAKKLIWKKQ; encoded by the coding sequence ATGTCTGAAGTAAGAGAGTATGCCAAAGAGGTAAGTGATTGGATTGATGAAATCATGGAATACCTCGAAAAAATCGATATCACGGATTCGTCATTGCTATCAAATATTGAACGGCTTTCCCAGTGGACCAAGGATTTGGATGAGGAAGAAATGGATTATGAGGATATGGCCGAGATTGAAGAAGAAATGTCACGCGTTTACGCTGAAGTTGAACAAATCGCTTTGGAATTCAGGAGCAAGGAAAGGCAATCCGTCCCTATCGGGCAGCATACACTCCCGCCATTGCCTTATCCCTATGATGCGTTAGAACCGACGATTTCGAGGGAAATCATGAGGCTGCATCATGATAAGCACCATCAATCCTATGTTGATGGTTTGAATAAAGCGGAGCTGATGATGGAAAAAGCGAGGGAAACGAAAGATTATGCCTTGCTGAAGCATTGGGAAAAGGAAGCAGCCTTTCATGGGTCGGGTCATTATCTCCATACATTATTTTGGGAAGAAATGATTCCAGGAGGAGGCGGGGAGCCAAAGGGGGATTTACTTAAACGGATAGAGAAGGATTTTGGAAGCTTTGCGGCCTTTAAAAGCCATTTTAGCGAAGCGGCCAAACAGGTTGAAGGTGTTGGCTGGGCAATTTTAGTCTGGGCGCCACGGGCGCGGAGGCTTGAAATTCTACAATCGGAGTTGCATATGGTCCTGACGCAATGGGATACGATTCCAATCCTTGTTCTTGATGTGTGGGAACATGCCTATTACCTTCAATATAAAAATGATCGAGCGAGCTATGTGGATAAATGGTGGGATGTGGTGAATTGGCCGCAAACGGCGGTGAGGTTCTCCGAGGCGAAGAAGCTTATCTGGAAAAAACAATAG
- a CDS encoding YpuI family protein — MGNTLVKSQLEDVKSFLEVTVAQLEEFMNETTYSKLQAEKSGDEMYYKGVLSSLRRMLVSCEEGLEACQIVLKNENFNKAAAEKTLYRVYHQCIEEYFSPKSDRWFEDSRSAYTGKNSIKFHKTVPDSIISILKALEGGFQSMREELEFYETDYRTKMLQS; from the coding sequence TTGGGGAATACATTGGTAAAATCTCAGCTTGAGGATGTAAAAAGCTTTTTAGAAGTGACAGTGGCTCAGCTAGAGGAATTTATGAATGAGACGACCTATTCTAAGCTGCAAGCGGAAAAAAGCGGCGATGAAATGTACTATAAAGGGGTCCTTTCTAGTTTAAGAAGAATGCTTGTCAGTTGTGAAGAGGGCTTGGAAGCCTGCCAAATCGTCCTGAAAAATGAAAACTTCAATAAGGCTGCAGCCGAAAAAACGCTTTATCGAGTCTATCATCAATGTATCGAAGAATACTTTTCCCCAAAATCAGATCGCTGGTTCGAGGACAGCAGATCGGCTTACACAGGAAAGAATTCGATCAAATTCCACAAAACCGTACCGGACAGCATCATATCGATCCTGAAGGCCTTAGAGGGCGGTTTCCAGTCGATGCGTGAAGAGTTGGAGTTTTATGAAACGGACTACCGCACGAAAATGTTACAGTCATGA
- the scpB gene encoding SMC-Scp complex subunit ScpB — MEVINWKGILEALLFAAGDEGLSVKQIASVLDITEFQATDIVEGLKEEYVADVRGIQVIEIAGVYQMTTKKEHSDYLKKLVETSSTQGLSQAALETLAIVAYKQPITRAEIDEIRGVKTDRPIHTLVTKVLIKEVGRAEGSGRAYLYGTTKEFLDYFGLNSIDELPSLADPSDESFENGEADLFFEKFQQTIE, encoded by the coding sequence TTGGAAGTTATTAATTGGAAAGGGATTCTTGAGGCATTGCTGTTTGCTGCTGGAGATGAAGGACTCTCCGTCAAACAGATTGCTTCTGTCCTCGATATAACGGAATTTCAAGCAACGGACATCGTTGAAGGGTTGAAGGAAGAATATGTAGCGGACGTACGCGGGATCCAGGTAATCGAAATTGCAGGTGTTTATCAAATGACGACAAAAAAGGAACACTCGGATTATTTGAAAAAACTAGTAGAAACATCAAGCACCCAAGGCTTATCACAGGCAGCTTTGGAAACACTCGCGATCGTTGCCTATAAACAGCCGATCACCAGGGCGGAAATCGATGAAATTCGCGGTGTGAAAACGGATCGTCCGATCCATACACTGGTCACGAAAGTCTTGATTAAAGAGGTCGGCCGTGCGGAAGGGTCGGGTAGGGCTTATTTGTATGGTACGACAAAGGAATTTTTGGATTACTTCGGGCTCAATTCCATTGATGAGCTGCCGTCTCTTGCCGATCCATCCGATGAAAGCTTTGAAAATGGTGAAGCGGATTTATTCTTTGAAAAATTTCAGCAAACAATCGAATAA
- a CDS encoding segregation/condensation protein A — translation MGYNIKIDAFEGPMDLLLHLINRLEIDIYDIPMADITDQYLGYIHTMQHLELDVASEYLVMAATLLAIKSKMLLPKHEDEQLIDEDGELFEEDPRDELVEKLLEYKKYKHAAEEFKELEEERSLMFTKPPSDLSVYAKEAESDKQELNISLYDMLGALQKLLRRQKIQKPLYTKVTKQEISIEKRMDEIMLELQSIKGRKSFFELFPVPVKEHIVITFMAVLELMKLNEIIVEQEDNFSEIMIGAKEGVETVGSY, via the coding sequence ATGGGTTATAATATAAAAATTGATGCGTTCGAAGGTCCGATGGATTTACTCCTGCACTTGATTAATCGCCTGGAAATAGATATCTATGATATTCCGATGGCTGATATTACAGATCAATACCTAGGTTACATCCATACGATGCAGCATCTTGAATTGGATGTCGCCAGCGAATACTTGGTAATGGCTGCAACACTGCTTGCCATCAAGAGTAAAATGCTGCTGCCAAAGCATGAAGATGAACAGTTGATCGATGAAGATGGGGAACTATTTGAAGAAGATCCACGGGATGAGCTTGTGGAGAAACTATTAGAATATAAAAAGTATAAACATGCCGCAGAAGAGTTCAAAGAGCTGGAGGAAGAACGCAGCTTGATGTTCACGAAGCCTCCAAGTGATTTATCGGTGTATGCCAAGGAGGCTGAAAGCGATAAACAGGAATTGAATATAAGTCTATATGATATGCTGGGAGCCCTGCAAAAACTGCTCCGACGGCAAAAGATACAAAAGCCGCTTTACACGAAAGTGACAAAACAAGAGATATCGATAGAAAAGCGGATGGATGAAATCATGTTGGAGCTACAATCGATCAAAGGGAGGAAGAGCTTTTTCGAACTGTTCCCTGTTCCGGTTAAAGAACATATCGTCATCACCTTTATGGCGGTGCTGGAACTGATGAAGCTGAATGAAATCATCGTTGAACAGGAAGATAATTTTTCCGAAATCATGATTGGCGCTAAGGAAGGTGTAGAGACAGTTGGAAGTTATTAA
- a CDS encoding YjcZ family sporulation protein has protein sequence MGAGGFGNGGGFAFIVVLFILLVIVGASWC, from the coding sequence ATGGGTGCAGGTGGTTTCGGAAACGGCGGCGGATTCGCGTTTATCGTAGTATTGTTCATTTTGTTAGTTATCGTCGGTGCTTCTTGGTGTTAA
- a CDS encoding DUF309 domain-containing protein encodes MNYAEDYLSFLVHFHGSRDYFECHEILEEYWKETAPKERDSHWVGLIQIAVALYHDRRGNKKGAARTMAKAIANLHAKKPELLNLGLDPEKLLKMLGAIHERMLSGSPYESISLPIADLRLIEICQSMCVKEGYIWCRKSDMGNAALIHKHLLRDRSDVISERARQLSLRQSKTEDRP; translated from the coding sequence ATGAATTACGCGGAAGACTACCTTTCTTTCCTGGTCCATTTCCACGGTTCAAGGGATTACTTCGAATGTCATGAAATTCTCGAGGAATATTGGAAGGAAACCGCCCCAAAGGAGCGTGACTCCCATTGGGTCGGCCTCATCCAAATAGCCGTTGCCCTGTACCATGATCGAAGGGGAAATAAAAAAGGGGCAGCTCGGACAATGGCAAAAGCGATTGCAAATCTCCATGCTAAAAAGCCTGAGCTCCTCAATTTGGGACTTGATCCCGAAAAACTGTTGAAGATGCTCGGCGCTATCCATGAACGGATGCTATCCGGAAGCCCATATGAAAGCATCAGCCTTCCGATTGCCGATCTTCGGTTGATCGAGATATGCCAGTCCATGTGCGTGAAGGAAGGATACATATGGTGCAGGAAAAGCGACATGGGTAATGCAGCTTTAATCCATAAGCATCTGCTCCGTGATCGATCGGATGTCATTTCTGAAAGGGCCCGGCAACTATCCCTGCGACAATCAAAAACGGAGGACCGCCCTTAA
- a CDS encoding GNAT family N-acetyltransferase has product MLIKYKKSYEKFAMGLLSFMPNEKEIKVLRNTMKNYETADNLQLFLWKDEEITGLIGIEISQQHIEIQHISVNPSFRQQGIGKTMVRAIKEQYPDKELKANEFTESFLDRCEEV; this is encoded by the coding sequence ATGTTGATTAAGTATAAGAAAAGCTATGAGAAGTTTGCCATGGGATTATTATCTTTCATGCCAAATGAAAAAGAGATAAAAGTGCTCCGGAATACCATGAAGAATTATGAAACAGCTGATAATCTACAGCTGTTCTTATGGAAAGATGAAGAAATTACAGGTTTGATCGGAATAGAGATTTCTCAACAACACATTGAGATACAACATATATCTGTAAATCCATCTTTTCGGCAGCAAGGAATCGGTAAAACGATGGTCAGGGCTATTAAGGAGCAATATCCTGACAAGGAATTAAAGGCAAACGAATTTACGGAGAGCTTTCTTGACCGGTGTGAAGAGGTCTGA
- a CDS encoding DUF1002 domain-containing protein: MKKMNKWVILTILLCLLLPYKAFADAAVGEMIVTLGENLSNEQKNMILSEMKAPKDVEVLTVTNAEEHEYLGDYIASRLIGTKAISSSAITLEEKGTGLKLESKNINWVTDEMYINALATAGVKDATVYVTAPIPVSGTAALTGVIKAYELSSDKKIPEDVKQAANEEMVKTAKLGDEIGTEEASALVTKIKENMAENPPANTEEVRNVVESSAKELGISLNDAQIQSLIDLFNKLKELNIDWNAVGDQLTAAKDKLSQFLESEEGQSFLDKLKEVFSSLIDAIKSLFN, encoded by the coding sequence ATGAAAAAAATGAATAAATGGGTCATTTTGACCATATTGCTTTGTCTATTATTGCCATATAAGGCTTTTGCAGATGCAGCTGTCGGTGAAATGATCGTCACTCTTGGAGAAAACTTGTCAAATGAACAAAAGAATATGATTTTGTCGGAAATGAAAGCCCCCAAAGATGTAGAGGTTCTAACCGTTACGAATGCGGAGGAACATGAATATCTAGGAGATTATATCGCCAGCCGGTTAATCGGTACAAAGGCGATTTCCTCTTCCGCCATTACATTGGAGGAAAAGGGCACTGGCCTCAAACTTGAGTCGAAAAACATTAACTGGGTCACCGATGAAATGTACATCAATGCCTTGGCCACTGCTGGAGTGAAAGATGCTACCGTTTATGTAACGGCGCCGATTCCCGTTTCCGGTACAGCAGCTTTGACAGGTGTCATTAAAGCATATGAGCTGTCTTCGGATAAGAAGATTCCGGAAGACGTGAAGCAGGCCGCCAATGAAGAAATGGTGAAAACGGCCAAATTGGGGGATGAAATCGGTACAGAGGAAGCATCTGCACTGGTAACGAAAATTAAAGAGAATATGGCTGAAAATCCGCCAGCCAATACCGAAGAAGTGCGCAATGTGGTCGAATCTTCGGCGAAAGAACTTGGAATATCCTTGAATGATGCCCAAATTCAAAGTCTTATTGACCTATTCAACAAGCTAAAAGAATTGAACATTGATTGGAACGCGGTCGGGGATCAGTTAACAGCAGCAAAAGATAAGCTATCCCAGTTTCTTGAATCCGAAGAAGGCCAATCATTTTTGGATAAACTGAAAGAAGTTTTCAGCAGTTTAATAGACGCTATCAAATCACTTTTCAACTGA
- the lysA gene encoding diaminopimelate decarboxylase, protein MHLYGTSGVNERGHLEIGGVDTIELIEQFGTPLYVYDVELIRERARGFKRTFEELGISAQVAYASKAFSSIAMIQLADQEGLSLDVVSAGELYTAIKADFPTERIHFHGNNKSEEELHMALDYRIGCIVVDNFSELTLLEEICTNREQKMKILLRVTPGIEAHTHDYILTGQEDSKFGFDLINGQAEDALRQALQSEWLEVLGLHCHIGSQIFQTTGFLLAAQKIIGKLDSWHGSIGYQPKVLNLGGGFGIRYTQEDDPLPASQYVEEIVREVQNLVADSDLQMPEIWIEPGRSLVGDAGVTLYKVGSEKQVPNVRKYIAVDGGMSDNIRPALYEAKYDAILANRPLDPVEETVSIAGKCCESGDMLIWDLPLPKAGRGDVLAVFCTGAYGYSMSNNYNRIPRPAVVFVENGEARLVIKRETFEDLIHLDLALHEAAVTNKE, encoded by the coding sequence ATGCATTTGTACGGAACCAGCGGTGTCAATGAGCGGGGGCATCTGGAGATTGGCGGAGTGGACACGATCGAGCTGATCGAGCAATTCGGGACACCGTTATATGTTTATGATGTAGAACTGATACGTGAACGGGCAAGGGGGTTCAAAAGGACTTTTGAAGAATTGGGGATTTCAGCACAAGTTGCTTACGCAAGCAAAGCCTTCTCTTCGATTGCCATGATTCAGTTGGCAGATCAAGAGGGACTTTCTCTCGATGTTGTCTCGGCAGGGGAATTGTACACGGCCATTAAGGCGGATTTCCCGACTGAACGCATCCATTTCCATGGAAACAACAAAAGTGAAGAAGAGCTACATATGGCTTTGGATTATAGAATTGGCTGTATAGTAGTCGATAATTTTTCAGAGTTGACCCTTTTAGAAGAGATTTGTACAAACCGTGAACAAAAGATGAAGATCCTTCTTCGTGTTACACCGGGAATCGAGGCCCATACGCATGATTATATCTTGACAGGGCAGGAAGATTCCAAATTTGGTTTCGATCTCATTAATGGCCAGGCGGAAGACGCCCTTAGACAAGCGCTACAGAGCGAATGGCTGGAGGTCCTGGGTCTGCACTGCCATATTGGATCGCAGATCTTTCAAACGACAGGCTTCTTGCTTGCTGCACAAAAAATCATCGGCAAGCTTGATAGCTGGCATGGCTCGATAGGGTATCAGCCAAAGGTTTTGAACCTCGGCGGCGGCTTCGGGATTCGCTATACACAAGAGGATGACCCGCTTCCGGCTTCGCAATATGTCGAAGAGATCGTTAGGGAAGTCCAGAATTTGGTTGCTGATTCTGATTTGCAAATGCCGGAAATCTGGATTGAGCCTGGCCGGTCATTGGTCGGGGATGCGGGTGTGACTTTATATAAAGTGGGCTCTGAAAAGCAAGTGCCCAATGTCCGTAAATATATTGCGGTGGATGGAGGCATGAGTGACAATATACGTCCAGCTCTTTATGAAGCCAAGTATGATGCCATTTTGGCAAACCGGCCGCTTGATCCTGTAGAAGAAACGGTATCGATCGCTGGTAAATGCTGTGAAAGCGGGGATATGCTGATTTGGGATTTACCTTTGCCAAAAGCTGGGCGCGGGGATGTGTTGGCAGTCTTTTGTACAGGGGCATATGGATATTCCATGTCCAATAATTACAATCGAATTCCAAGACCGGCTGTCGTTTTTGTTGAAAATGGGGAAGCACGGCTTGTCATCAAACGTGAGACCTTCGAGGATCTTATTCATTTGGACTTGGCCCTTCATGAAGCGGCTGTCACGAACAAAGAATAA